The following coding sequences lie in one Arachis stenosperma cultivar V10309 chromosome 5, arast.V10309.gnm1.PFL2, whole genome shotgun sequence genomic window:
- the LOC130981112 gene encoding pentatricopeptide repeat-containing protein At4g14820-like: MEDYISLNGLEFDLQVQTSLIHLYSKCGSIKKAQEVFEKVVDKDLTIWSSMINSYAIHGMGKEAIDLFCKMTTTEGIISDAIVYTSVLLACSHAGLVEDGLKYFISMQKDFGITPKIEHCTCLVDLLGRVSRLDLALDTIQGMPLEAQVQAWAPLLSACRIHGNVELGEITAVKLLELSPGSFGIMY; this comes from the coding sequence ATGGAAGATTATATTTCTCTAAATGGATTGGAATTCGATCTACAAGTCCAAACATCTCTCATACACTTGTACTCCAAGTGTGGAAGCATCAAGAAAGCTCAAGAAGTATTTGAAAAAGTGGTAGATAAAGATTTAACTATTTGGTCTTCCATGATAAATAGCTATGCTATTCATGGGATGGGGAAAGAAGCGATTGACCTATTTTGCAAAATGACAACTACAGAAGGGATAATTTCAGATGCTATTGTTTACACCAGTGTTTTGCTGGCTTGTAGCCATGCAGGGTTAGTAGAAGATGGATTGAAGTACTTCATAAGTATgcaaaaagattttggaataaCTCCTAAGATAGAACATTGCACTTGCTTAGTAGATCTTCTTGGTCGAGTTAGCCGGCTTGACTTAGCATTAGATACGATTCAGGGGATGCCCTTGGAAGCACAAGTGCAAGCTTGGGCTCCCTTGCTCAGTGCTTGTAGGATCCATGGTAATGTTGAGCTTGGGGAGATTACTGCTGTCAAGTTACTAGAGCTTAGTCCTGGAAGCTTTGGAATTATGTATTGA
- the LOC130981111 gene encoding ribonuclease MC-like: MATILSAAIWSTDNPKKFYNSRVNILGRQLAIDWPNLNGQKWNNKFWEAQWLKHGTCSLNNFKQLQYFSLAIGIKNKLDILRMLENAGIRPNATVTYNYIDIVDAIKAKIGPFEPELYCVMPHNNVVLLLEVRVCRDAMGATYISCVNNSNSCQGYLINIPE; encoded by the exons ATGGCCACCATCCTTTCAGCAGCGATATGGAGTACGGacaatccaaaaaaattttacaattcACGG GTAAATATTTTGGGACGCCAATTAGCAATTGATTGGCCAAATCTAAATGGCCAAAAATGGAATAACAAATTTTGGGAAGCTCAATGGTTAAAACATGGAACCTGCAGTCTTAATAACTTTAAGCAACTTCAATATTTTAGTTTAGCCATtggtattaaaaataaattggacATCCTGCGCATGCTCGAAAATGCAGGAATAAGGCCTAATGCAACCGTAACTTATAATTATATTGATATTGTTGATGCAATTAAAGCTAAAATTGGTCCTTTTGAGCCTGAACTATACTGCGTAATGCCTCACAATAATGTTGTGTTATTGCTTGAGGTTCGGGTGTGTCGGGATGCCATGGGAGCTACATATATCTCATGTGTTAATAATAGCAACTCATGCCAAGGATATCTCATTAACATACCCGAGTGA
- the LOC130981110 gene encoding uncharacterized protein LOC130981110: MFSWEDRGNWLWLWRQHVPEKHKFLAWLCLREALPTVAFHFMRGISHTDSCPRCFSGQESILHCIRDYPKVQLVWQALGISDQPVDLMSWFLHNSKQRPFRFFSGLWWIWCSRNNEIFHPHEHWTTDKVIGMALSLEKELRNIFELQRLSIPSTISGSWIPPSVGTFKINCDASYPGSGARVGFACVSRDWKGRWQRGCLGTIESRSILQGELFAIWRGFLLAWDSGQRDIICETDCVEAFTIVNNLQDCSGFTDPLVLKIRDIMSWKWRADLRLILRDANTVADIMAKTAMRTISPQVELPLPWKEFESSIQRDCLS, from the coding sequence ATGTTTAGTTGGGAGGATAGGGGTAATTGGCTTTGGCTTTGGCGTCAACATGTTCCGGAAAAGCACAAATTTTTGGCCTGGCTATGTCTTCGGGAGGCTCTTCCTACTGTTGCATTTCATTTTATGAGGGGCATTTCGCACACGGATAGCTGTCCACGATGTTTCTCAGGTCAGGAATCGATTTTACATTGTATTCGGGATTATCCAAAAGTCCAACTTGTTTGGCAAGCTTTAGGGATCTCCGATCAACCAGTGGATTTGATGAGTTGGTTCTTACATAATAGCAAACAGCGCCCCTTTAGATTCTTTTCTGGTCTCTGGTGGATTTGGTGTTCGAGAAATAACGAGATCTTTCATCCTCACGAGCATTggaccacagacaaggtgattGGTATGGCTTTGTCCTTAGAAAAGGAGCTCCGAAATATTTTTGAGTTGCAACGACTATCTATCCCCTCAACCATTAGTGGCTCTTGGATTCCCCCCTCAGTGGGTACctttaagattaattgtgatgctagcTATCCTGGCAGTGGTGCTCGAgttggttttgcttgtgttaGCAGAGATTGGAAGGGAAGGTGGCAACGAGGCTGTCTGGGAACAATTGAGAGTCGTAGCATTTTGCAAGGAGAGttgtttgctatttggagaggCTTTCTTTTAGCATGGGACTCGGGACAAAGAGACATTATATGTGAGACAGACTGTGTGGAGGCTTTTACTATTGTCAATAATTTACAAGATTGCTCTGGGTTTACTGATCCTTTGGTGTTAAAAATCCGAGATATCATGTCTTGGAAATGGCGTGCTGATCTTCGGTTGATCTTGAGAGATGCAAATACAGTAGCAGACATCATGGCAAAGACTGCAATGAGGACTATTTCTCCCCAAGTGGAGCTTCCATTGCCTTGGAAGGAGTTTGAGAGTAGTATTCAGCGGGACTGCCTTTCTTAA